TTCAATGGAATGATGTCGCTAAATGCGCCTTTGCATGGAAGGTTGCTGGTCCAGCTCTCACAAATTATTGTGCAGAAAATCAAAGTCATAGTAAATGTTTGCCGTGTAGTTCATCTGTGTTACGTGAAATTTTTGGATCATGAAATACTTTAACTCATGTTGGCTGTATATGTCCACGTATCCTAAccttttatgaatatttttggTTAATTAAATCAGTTTACATGTATCAAAGTGCTTTGTTCGGACCAACTGATAAGTAGAGGAATTCTCTATGTAGAAAAACAGTGATGTGACATAGAGATCAAGGTGGCTTTGCAGTATGGCACGccatatgaaaaacaaaaaatatttacatggcccaaaagtaaaaaataggagtggaaaaaaaaaacttgctaATACTAGTATTTTCTAACTTCATTAAGTGCATATACTCGGTTGTCTTTGGCACACTATGAATAAAAACGTGCCAGAACTTTCAAAACAATGgtatattactattttttattgacttagattatgataatttaataattgcTTTTACAGGTAATtttttcctcaaaaccacatCACACAAAATTCAAAACTCAAACTAGTCAATACAATATCGAACACAACTTTAGCCGCACCAATTCAAACATCTTTAAGCCTCCAATTCAAACATTTTTTCAGTATAACATAATAATGAAGAAATAAGATAAATTATAGTGATAAACTTGGTTTGAAAAAATTGCTAGTGGACGACTAACACATCCTCCATTACAGCCGTAAGCCAAAAATTGAAGTCACAAAGACCCTCAAAAAGCTAGCCTAATAGAAGAAACCAAGGACCTTGCCACCAACATTCTTTCTCCTAGCCTCTTCATGATCCATAATACCAGCAGAGGTAGTCAAAACAATATACCCAAACtgcatattttttaattataaaaaggtcagaaattacaaaataaactgCATGTATGCACATGAGCAGAGCAACTAATCACATAAAGTTCAACGCATGATCTTTATGATAGCATGCTTAGGACAACAGCACTAGAAATAAATCATCAACCTTAGTACACAGGCAACCAAACCGTTAAACTCTTGACCAATCTACTCAACTCATATATAAGAATCACAATGAAGGCCATAACTAATCATTGAAAACTGAGAAAACAAGGAGTATCAATAATCCTTAAAAATCTCAATTATCATCAAATTTAGTCATTTTGCTAATGGCGTGTTTGGATCTATGTCAAGTATGATTTCCTTATGTTGCTATGGTTGTTCAACTTGGTGACAACCCACCAAACAAATGCTAACATTTTTAGAGACACATTTACAATTcaacaaaaactaatttaaaatcttttaagaacaaattgataattttcatgtcaaaaGTACAAAATAGGTatttgtgtttttctttttcctcaAAGGACCTAACATCAgattaagaaaattaacaaAAGAAACAAGCCAACTTTTTATATGAAGAATCATAATTATTGAAAGTAAATTCTAAAAATTCATGCAAATATGCACTAGACCAAGAAATAAAATTAGGATTTCAAGAGTAACCTGTCTGGAAGGAAGAAGTCTGGCAGTCCAACCTTCAATCTCTTTGACACCAACATCAAAACGGGGACTAATAACACCACACTTATTCAGCCTACCATTTAATTCAACAACAATCTTACCAGCTCTATGGTCATCAACATACTCAAATTCTCCAATGTATCCTATAAGTCATCAACCACACAAAATATAACAaatcaaaaccctaaaaaaattgcattataCAACATTCAAAGACAAaatcaatcataattaaaaaataccaTGCTTCTGCATAACCATAAGGAATTTGATGATGACTTTGGATGATGGTCTAATCATGACTTGGCGCTTTCCTCTTTTCTCAGCATTGTACATGCTCTTTAGAGCATCATTCAGCACACTCACTCTCACCATGGTTGCTGAAacacaaaattcaataaaataaaataaaaaatcaattatagcACAACCGAAACCCTAAACTATCTATCACACTAAACTAAATATCGCTCAAACAGAAGAACAGAGAGATCGCAGGAACATGCCTCAAATAATTTGAAATCGCAAGCCGAAAACAAAATGCTGCTGTTAAAAGTTAGGGTTTGTAATATATACAAAACAATACCAAATCgtctttattcttttaaattagttaacaagccattttaagttttttttctttttttttttacaaatatcctattttaaaaaacatagatttttaaataaataaaattaattttactaccTACATTCCCTATTTTACTACTCACacctcatatatttttttttaaaaaataaaataccaaaaacctattttttatttgtgtggTTCTTTAAACTAAGTAAACTCTCAAAACTCAAATCACTTAAGTATTGTTAAATTGACATAACATTTATATAGGTGTATGTGAAATATAGTTCTGTAGTATTTGTATCTACTTAAAAATACGTGAACTCAAATACACGTAAATTGTATTTGTATATCatctataatttcttaaattgaaTTCTACCTAAAAACAAGGATACGTCATTTAGATTTGCGtacattttatcatttacaACATATGCGAACTCAAGATATAATTTAGTATAGCATAGTTGTTACTCAATTTACGTGAATGATTATTATTTCTAGTAAGAGTGTTggtactaaaaaaaatatatagcaTAGTTGTCTTCAAAACTAAAATGGTGATGTGACATGATTTTGAGGAAAATCTTATAGATATATGATTGAatgtgtaaaattaattaaattttataaaaagcaaatatttatgttaaaaaaagtaacaaaataaataattatcaattgtgataaatttatgAATATCAAATTATTGTAGTGGGTGTGAGTTATGAGATGAgtgataaaaattaaagtttacaATTAAGGAAATCACACTctaagtattttaattttatgaaaaatttatggAATGTGGTTAGTAAAATAGGAGACGTGGctagtaaaattttaaaaaataaatattttgaatgttaattgtttatttatttatatattttggtaATTGATTATCCGGCCCAAATAAAAGAAAACCCGGCCCAAATCCAATATTCACGAGTCTCACAAAATCAGGCTTCGCTCATTTCTCAATTCtcacaaaaaccctaaatacgCAGCACCCACTTCAGCCGTGCCGTCTCTCTCCCTCCGTCGGCGTTCTACCATTCATATCCACCATGGTCATGGTAAGTTCATCAAGTtgcaatttataaattaattcaaattatttccttaattattaaataattcatCTACTTTCATATATGagactaaattattttatttattattatttcatatatgatgatagtgatattaGTTTATGTGTTTGAATTTAGGAATTAGATTGTCCAGCCAGTGTCAGAAAGCAATTGGCAAAGCTGTTTGCAGAATCTTTGAAAGCAATTGTGCCTAGTGAACCAGATGTTGTGCCCTTAATTGATGCTTGTGTTGCAAAATCTGGTGTAAAACATGCTGATTATCAATGGTAAATTCAGATATTTGAAATGGATTTTGTGTTTTAGTTGCTTTTGTGTATTGGCAAAAGAAGTTTGTGAAATAACTATTTTGAgctaatgatattttatttatttatttggttgCAGTAATAATGCAATGAGTCTCTGGGCTAAGATTAAAGGGAAGCAAACAGAATTCAAAAATCCCCGTGCTGTTGGAGAGGTATTGGGTCCGTTTgttatagatttaaaaaaagtgattttagcatcatatttctaaaaatgatttttattcgAACTTACATAAAAAATAGTAGAAGTTATTTTGGACTCATTTGTAATAGATTAAGAAAAATAGTTTTGACATTCAATAACTTTACATTCTTTGTTAGAGATTTTAACAggataaaaatcacattttttttaaaaaaaaaggtatctcttaaagatgatttttatgaaaaacttaCCATTTTGGAACtagattttgttttgttaatgtCTAATTTAAATGTGTGTGTTTTTGTTTGTGTAGGGCATCGTGAAAAATCTCCCTCCATCAGAAATGGTAGAGTCATGCTCTGTTGCTGGTCCTGGATTTGTGAATATTGTCTTATCAAAGAAGTGGATGGCACAGGTGATTATTTACATTTctatttgttgttttaaattagaaatagtATGTATTTTGGGTATGTGTGTCCTCAAATTTCTAGGCTAGTATATGAAAGCATAAGAATTGTAGTGTGTCCTAGCGTGTGTTGTTTGGATTATGaacttaacaaaataaattcctCCTGCAGAGCTTACAGAGGATGCTTACCGATGGTATTGATTCCTGGGCACCTCGACTTCCAGTCAAGAGGGTTATGGTTGACTTTTCCTCACCTAATATAGCAAAAGAAATGCATGTTGGTCACTTGAGGTCAACCATTATTGGAGACACGTTGTCCCGAATGTTTGAATTTTGTCAGGTGGAATCCCTTATCCGCCGAAATCATATTGGTGACTGGGGCACTCAGGTAAATTTAACCTTTAAGCTAACTATGGTACTTTGTGCTCAGTGTTTGAATATAGTTTATGTCAACTGAGGttgaattttatgatatttGTTGTGGCTACTAGATCATTGCTATACACTGTCAAAGCTAGGTTCTCTTCATTCATAAACATTTGTCTATGGGCAATGGTTTTCTTCATTCATAACCTTATGTCTTTGGGTGATTTCTTTGCAATAATCATTTAACTTTTAGTTGTGTTTGGGACCAATGACTGAAGTAAGCAGGTTATTTTAACTGCTTTCATGATCAAGAACTTACATGACGTTGGGTGCTGCTGCCCCTTCTTATTTTGTTAAGTTCTtgataattatgttttttcTCTCACTAAAAATCAAGTATTGCTCTCCCTGGAAAGAATTAAATATGcaatatataaaagataaattattgaaTGGTTGTTTGATCACAACTAGTAGTCACAATTTCAAAATTAGAAGTCGCACGTAAAGGAATATAATTTGTAGATGTCTTCAACTTTTTGGATATAAATTGACATAGTTTGTGTAGTCTTCACTTTTTTGCTTAGTAAtgattattttagtattttatcaCTTATacaatctaatatatatattttttcccaacaaatcaaatttttttggaTCCGCCCCTCTCAATAGCATGAAGCCGTTCCTCTATATTTAATGAAGTCGTGAAACCTTTTACAATTACGATGCTGCTAAATCTGCccataaagaaaattatttcaGTTGCCAccaaataaacaaattttactaATGACATATTTGCTCTAGTTATAGAGCTTTCTATTATGTTTGCTCGAGCAAATATGTCATTACATAACATTGTTTATTTGGTgccatttgaaatagttcaaTATCTAAACAATTTTCTATATGGGCAAATGTAGCAACATCTTAATCGTAAAAATTTACTCGTCTTCATTTAATTTGGAGTAATGCAATTTATGTTTATGATCAtgaattttctattatattGGTCAAAAAAAGAACTTTCTATCATGAAGAATCTCAGTTTGGCATTGGAGCATATGGTTGAAAGTACATGCCTTGATTTTGCAGTTTGGGATGCTGATTGCATACCTCTTTGAGAAATATCCAGACACAGATGAGGTTAATGAATCCAGTATTGGAGATCTACAGGTGAGAAACCATATGGGAATGAACTCTTATACCAGTTTTCTTATgtatgtgtttgttttattCATATGTTTTGTTGGTATTTTTAGTTCCGATTTGATTGACACTGTTTGTAGTTTACTAGCTGCATGCTTATTGTCATTGAATTAAATGTAAGTAAAAACTAAGCGTTTACATTCCAAGATACCTAGAAATTAATTTTCTGTAACTATCATGAAACCTACATAGATAATATAAGCTGATACTTTTTCATAAAACAGCCAACAGCCTTGAAAAGATAAGTAATTGATTTTCTTTGCAGGTATTGCTGTTTGAAATCAGTTCAACACTTCCATTGccactttttttaattagaacGATGTCAAGGTGTGAATTCAAAAATAGTTGTTTGGGCTTATGTTTAACTATGGAAACTAGTAATTAGTATCATACTCTGTTAATTTGTATAAATGAATAATCAATTCTTGAAATGGTAATGTTTATTGGTATTTTGTGATAATGTTTTATGTTCTAATTGTTATTACTAGTTTCACTGGAAAGTTATTCTAGTTATTCTGAAACTATTAGAGTTGGTGCATTTTTAGGCGTTCTATAAGGCCTCGAAATTGAGGTTTGATAGTGATCCTGAATTTAAGCTCAATGCACAGCAGTCAGTGGTCAAGCTACAGGTAAATTTTAcctctttcttttctctctctctctctcacccCCTATTTGCGAGATCATGGGGATATGGTTAACATTGTTTGTGtgcctatttttttttttcagagaGGGGATCCCAAGTATCGTGAGGCATGGCAGCAAATTTGCAATATTAGTAGGACTGAGTTTAACAAGGTCTATGAACGCCTTAAAATTCGTTTGG
This region of Cicer arietinum cultivar CDC Frontier isolate Library 1 chromosome 8, Cicar.CDCFrontier_v2.0, whole genome shotgun sequence genomic DNA includes:
- the LOC101511620 gene encoding small ribosomal subunit protein uS8z/uS8w-like — encoded protein: MVRVSVLNDALKSMYNAEKRGKRQVMIRPSSKVIIKFLMVMQKHGYIGEFEYVDDHRAGKIVVELNGRLNKCGVISPRFDVGVKEIEGWTARLLPSRQFGYIVLTTSAGIMDHEEARRKNVGGKVLGFFY